In one Drosophila pseudoobscura strain MV-25-SWS-2005 chromosome X, UCI_Dpse_MV25, whole genome shotgun sequence genomic region, the following are encoded:
- the phol gene encoding polycomb protein PHO: protein MTSHHHSVGVGGGNFQPQLQLQHQHQLRAPIVKNLSLAAAAVPLPMTSSSSSGHSTNASSLYFTQVLQQPPNAIVDHEPYTSVLQPAGGGSESFLIEEIIDDYEDETNIVVDTGEFFISGDVYEYYPAVDRLGRFTSGAVAEADAVPPPIIMQQTSEDEDYIDEDAMRMSSSCDGDEEDVDEDLDVVPAMTNAFEIASEVLTTLEATNIKEEQLESDFYMKTAEDSNSSNAQDFKDLKLFGNSSRVERRANAATKRWKQTKVPIRITQDEFNVTLWSSLNSEDEEEEEEDLDDPHVSVVHPVVSSSTSTEASSSNMPKLIIDEHIISNNMHHDVLSDGIGNEYVILPDPFSASAVTDVEEVVNAFMGDVKGEEDSQPLSEQFIYADNHLDEAYGSIELIENMPHNVELIPAPAAAPPPQAMTGSAKTHRCPTAAQLSLPKLVLQNSSTNVRLKSTTGAQAKAAKRQISSASVPAVGLNAAPPPLVATSNLARPRATTVTKTAASLANQVAAASNQTAAVAGAAAEEDEEPKFRCTHRGCNKEFRNHSAMRKHMHTHGPRGHVCNVCGKSFVESSKLKRHQLVHTGEKPFECTFEGCGKRFSLDFNLRTHVRIHTGDRPYHCPIDGCSKCFAQSTNLKSHMLTHTKPKRKWPRAPQVNSKSSSPQVNNKSPLVARYGRLEFGEDPRLVYVEQNEEMGSVLLDGTSPTS from the coding sequence ATGACAAGTCATCATCACAGCGTCGGCGTCGGTGGCGGCAACTTTCAGCCCCAACTCCAactgcagcatcagcaccagctccGGGCTCCCATTGTGAAGAATCTTTCGTtagcagcggcggcagtgcCCCTGCCAATGacctcatcctcctcgtctGGCCACAGCACGAATGCATCGTCGTTGTATTTCACACAGGTCTTGCAGCAGCCCCCAAATGCTATAGTCGATCACGAACCGTACACCAGCGTGCTGCAGCCTGCGGGCGGCGGCAGCGAGAGCTTCCTCATCGAGGAGATTATCGACGACTATGAGGATGAGACGAATATTGTTGTGGACACCGGAGAGTTCTTCATCTCGGGCGATGTCTACGAATACTACCCGGCGGTTGATCGTCTGGGTAGGTTTACCTCAGGGGCCGTGGCCGAGGCAGATGCCGTGCCACCGCCAATTATAATGCAGCAAACCAGCGAGGATGAGGACTATATTGATGAGGACGCTATGCGAATGTCGTCCTCCTGCGAtggcgacgaggaggatgtGGACGAGGATTTGGACGTAGTACCGGCCATGACGAATGCCTTTGAAATAGCCTCGGAAGTGTTGACCACCCTCGAGGCCACCAACAtcaaggaggagcagctggagagCGACTTTTACATGAAAACCGCGGAGGATTCAAACAGCTCCAATGCCCAGGACTTTAAGGACCTAAAGCTCTTTGGCAACAGCAGTCGAGTGGAGCGCAGGGCAAACGCCGCCACAAAGCGCTGGAAACAGACCAAGGTCCCCATTCGCATCACCCAGGATGAGTTCAACGTAACGCTCTGGTCGTCCCTCAACTCTgaggacgaggaagaggaggaggaggacctgGACGATCCGCACGTGTCGGTGGTCCACCCCGTGGTGTCCTCATCTACCAGCACTgaagcctcctcctccaataTGCCAAAGCTCATCATCGATGAGCACATAATCAGCAACAACATGCACCACGATGTCCTCAGCGATGGCATCGGCAACGAATACGTTATCCTGCCGGATCCCTTTAGCGCATCTGCGGTGACGGATGTGGAAGAGGTTGTCAATGCATTTATGGGCGATGTCAAGGGCGAGGAGGACAGCCAGCCGCTGAGCGAGCAGTTCATCTACGCGGATAATCATCTGGATGAGGCATACGGCTCAATTGAACTCATCGAGAACATGCCGCACAACGTGGAGTTGATACCAGCCCCAGCTGCAGCCCCACCACCTCAGGCGATGACTGGCAGCGCGAAGACACACCGTTGCCCAACAGCAGCCCAACTGTCGCTCCCGAAGCTGGTGCTACAGAACAGCAGTACCAATGTGCGGCTGAAAAGCACCACAGGTGCCCAGGCCAAGGCggcaaaaaggcaaataaGCAGCGCGTCTGTTCCTGCAGTAGGATTAAACGCGGCGCCGCCGCCGTTGGTGGCTACTAGCAATTTGGCGCGCCCGCGAGCCACCACCGTGACCAAAACAGCAGCCAGTCTGGCCAACCAAGTCGCTGCCGCCAGCAATCAGACGGCTGCCGTTGCCGGGGCCGCTGccgaggaggacgaggagccaAAGTTTCGGTGCACCCATCGCGGCTGCAATAAGGAGTTCAGGAATCACTCAGCCATGCGGAAGCATATGCATACGCACGGTCCACGCGGGCACGTGTGCAATGTTTGCGGCAAGAGTTTCGTGGAGAGCTCCAAACTAAAGCGGCACCAGCTGGTTCACACTGGCGAGAAGCCATTCGAGTGCACTTTTGAGGGTTGCGGAAAACGTTTCTCTCTCGACTTCAATCTGCGCACCCATGTCAGGATACACACTGGGGATCGACCCTACCATTGTCCCATCGACGGCTGCTCCAAGTGCTTTGCTCAGTCGACGAACCTCAAGTCGCACATGCTGACGCACACGAAGCCCAAGCGCAAGTGGCCAAGGGCACCGCAGGTCAACAGCAAGTCGTCGTCGCCGCAGGTCAACAACAAGTCGCCGTTGGTGGCACGGTACGGGCGTTTGGAATTCGGGGAGGATCCTCGACTGGTGTACGTGGAGCAGAACGAGGAAATGGGATCGGTGCTGCTGGATGGTACGTCGCCCACGTCCTAA
- the Nf-YA gene encoding nuclear transcription factor Y subunit alpha — protein sequence MENHFSSTRTTATSRMSSASSTTTTTNNNNTNSQSAASNNVNVNTGTVTATGNASAAAQPIQVIPMPMLPTGAAQIIIGQQPQGQATAGLQPQLIPLQANQIMLQAQQQPQMQLMQLPDGQTIFYQTPTITTLDPNAAAAAAAAVAAQPTPHYLNINGQLVQITQAATGNQGASTGGQQIIMLPQAAMATVNAAAANAGQGGTSVGSVVTTQQQPQQQQQQQQANNQAAAAAAAATAAANNVSADASTSTTGTNTNSEDESSKGEPDEEPLYVNAKQYKRILIRRQARAKLESRIPKERCKYLHESRHRHAMNRARGEGGRFHSAQEKGESSSDGGSLPMAPSSVTLSRGTARAPPKLIAPHQTPSITITAIKSE from the coding sequence ATGGAAAACCATTTTAGCAGTACCCGCACTACAGCAACGTCGAGAATGAGCTCCGCttcctccaccaccaccaccaccaacaacaacaacaccaacagccaAAGCGCTGCCAGCAACAATGTGAACGTAAACACAGGCACTGTCACTGCCACGGGCAatgcctccgccgccgcccagcCGATTCAAGTGATTCCCATGCCAATGCTACCCACGGGAGCTGCGCAAATAATAATCGGACAGCAGCCTCAGGGCCAGGCGACGGCTGGTCTCCAGCCGCAGCTGATCCCGCTGCAGGCGAACCAAATCATGCtgcaggcgcagcagcagccacagatgCAGCTAATGCAGCTGCCCGATGGCCAGACCATTTTCTATCAGACCCCCACCATAACTACACTCGATCCAAATGCGGCAGCTGCGGCGGCCGCTGCTGTGGCCGCCCAACCGACTCCCCACTACCTCAACATCAATGGCCAATTAGTGCAAATTACTCAAGCGGCGACTGGCAACCAGGGAGCATCCACGGGCGGTCAGCAGATCATCATGCTTCCCCAAGCGGCAATGGCCACAGtcaatgcagcagcagcgaatgCCGGCCAAGGCGGCACCAGCGTTGGCAGTGTCGTCACCacgcaacagcagccgcagcagcagcaacagcagcagcaggcgaataatcaggcagcagccgccgccgctgcagcgacagcggctGCAAACAATGTAAGTGCCGatgccagcaccagcaccaccggCACAAATACTAACAGCGAGGACGAGAGCTCCAAGGGCGAGCCGGACGAGGAGCCGCTCTACGTGAATGCCAAGCAGTACAAACGGATACTTATAAGGCGTCAGGCGAGGGCAAAGCTAGAGTCGCGCATACCCAAGGAGCGTTGTAAATACTTGCACGAATCTCGCCATCGGCATGCCATGAACCGAGCTCGCGGCGAGGGCGGACGCTTCCATTCGGCGCAGGAAAAGGGCGAGTCCAGCTCGGACGGCGGCAGCCTGCCCATGGCCCCCAGCAGTGTAACCCTCAGTCGGGGAACTGCGCGAGCACCCCCCAAGTTGATAGCGCCCCACCAAACGCCGAGCATTACGATAACGGCTATCAAGTCGGAATGA
- the LOC4812241 gene encoding TOM1-like protein 2 isoform X2, with protein sequence MASFFNVGALGNVFSTPVGQRIEAATDANLASENWAANMEICDMINESSDTARDAMRAIRKRLSQNAGKNNQVVMFTLTVLETCVKNCGKAFHVLVAQKDFINELVKLIGPKNDPPAAMQKKVLSLIQIWADAFKNQPDLNGVTQMYMELKNKGIEFPVADLDAMAPIYTPQRSVPEVHPHPQLMAAHTVSPQHVAAVTAAAAAAPPSTGPLHLTPEQGAKLRSELEIVTNNMSILSEMLSVLKPGQETPDDYALLNELTSTCKEMQSRIVDLIGRVQDDELTAEFLRINDELNNLFLRHQRYEKTRSQGLGGGAVVTSPSAVLGAAMGLPGVTPGTGAVVASLPPPPSATAAAAVSNTPQSDQLLIDLIESSEEQQLQQIPQSFGQLSLAAGSGAAAAPRGAADEFDMLAQSRTDGNHKTDLLRDIPSVDAAAGSVGGVASPYKQPQKQQQPQQQPLRAAGEPPVSTKENEIDEMEAWLGSSKDVDGIEELTSSEFDKFLEERAAAAENLPTINASNSAASATNTNTTGSGGDSLRKTPKKPGADEDLLAL encoded by the exons ATGGCTTCATTCTTCAACGTTGGCGCTCTGGGAAATGTTTTCTCCACTCCAGTTGGACAGCGCATAG AGGCTGCCACCGATGCAAACCTTGCCTCGGAAAATTGGGCCGCCAATATGGAAATCTGCGATATGATCAACGAATCCTCGGACACGGCCCGTGATGCCATGCGCGCCATCCGGAAGCGACTCTCACAGAACGCCGGCAAGAACAATCAGGTGGTTATGTTCACACTGACCGTGCTGGAGACGTGCGTGAAAAACTGCGGCAAGGCATTCCATGTTCTGGTGGCACAAAAGGATTTTATCAACGAATTGGTAAAGCTGATTGGGCCAAAGAACGATCCGCCAGCTGCCATGCAGAAGAAGGTCCTTAGCCTCATACAGATATGGGCGGATGCCTTCAAAAACCAGCCAGACCTCAATGGGGTCACACAGATGTACATGGAGCTGAAGAACAAGGGCATCGAGTTTCCAGTTGCTGACTTGGATGCCATGGCGCCCATCTATACGCCGCAGAGG AGTGTGCCGGAGGTTCATCCTCATCCACAGCTGATGGCTGCTCATACAGTGTCGCCGCAGCATGTGGCAGCCGTGaccgctgcagccgccgctgctccACCCAGTACCGGTCCATTGCATTTGACACCAGAACAGGGGGCCAAGCTACGATCAGAGCTGGAAATAGTCACCAACAACATGTCCATCCTGAGCGAAATGCTGAGCGTCCTGAAGCCCGGCCAGGAAACCCCCGACGACTATGCCCTGCTCAACGAGCTCACCTCCACCTGCAAGGAGATGCAGTCGCGCATTGTGGATCTGATCGGACGCGTCCAAGACGACGAGCTGACTGCCGAGTTTCTGCGCATCAACGACGAGCTTAACAACTTGTTCTTGCGCCATCAGCGCTACGAGAAGACCCGCTCCCAGGGACTGGGTGGAGGGGCTGTCGTCACCTCGCCCTCGGCAGTGCTGGGCGCTGCCATGGGTCTGCCTGGCGTGACCCCAGGAACGGGTGCAGTTGTGGCCTCGCTTCCCCCGCCGCCCTCtgccacagctgctgctgccgtcagCAATACCCCGCAAAGCGACCAGCTGTTaatcgatttgattgagagcagcgaggagcagcagctgcagcagataCCCCAGAGCTTTGGCCAGCTCAGTCTGGCGGCTGGAAGCGGAGCTGCGGCAGCCCCCAGAGGAGCTGCCGACGAGTTCGATATGCTGGCGCAATCGCGCACCGATGGAAACCA CAAAACGGACTTGCTGCGCGATATTCCCTCGGTGGACGCGGCTGCCGGCAGTGTCGGTGGCGTGGCCTCGCCCTACAAACAAccacagaagcagcaacagccacagcagcaaccacTACGGGCAGCCGGCGAACCGCCGGTG TCGACGAAAGAGAATGAGATCGATGAAATGGAGGCGTGGTTGGGCAGCTCA AAGGACGTCGATGGAATCGAGGAGCTGACCAGCTCAGAGTTTGACAAATTCCTTGAGGAAcgcgccgctgccgctgaaAATCTTCCAACGATCAATGCATCGAATTCTGCCGCCAGTGCCACGAATACGAACACGACAGGATCTGGAGGCGACAGCTTACGAAAGACACCAAAGAAACCTGGCGCCGATGAGGATCTGCTTGCACTCTGA
- the LOC4812235 gene encoding uncharacterized protein isoform X2, protein MTCFVVKLLQRTQLSHSQVDVKPFIYARCNWLDDEAEFHFLSTFNNQNYRGSLKYTEIRSAANDLDLEYEAFLAECKKALTTHMGLPGFDYEISQEDEQPQAFKLYKCAGYETLYLDIPLKKVSNCYQLLDGAIDLGQQQATPAPSPDIEQKTKQKGTHQRFEEAAGGATRKAFQAEKNHLRQ, encoded by the exons ATGACATGTTTCGTTGTTAAGCTGCTTCAACGCACCCAACTGTCCCACAGCCAAGTGGATGTAAAGCCCTTCATCTACGCCCGCTGCAACTGGCTGGACGACGAGGCCGAGTTCCACTTCCTGTCCACATTCAACAACCAAAATTATCGGGGCAGTCTGAAATATACGGAAATACGCAGTGCCGCCAATGATCTCGACCTGGAGTACGAGGCATTCCTTGCCGAATGCAAGAAAGCCCTCACCACGCACATGGGATTGCCCGGTTTCGACTACGAGATATCCCAAGAGGACGAGCAGCCACAGGCCTTCAAACTGTACAAATGCGCCGGCTACGAGACGCTATACCTGGATATTCCGCTCAAGAAGGTGTCCAACTGCTATCAGCTGCTGGATGGAGCCATTGATctgggccagcagcaggcaacgCCCGCTCCTTCCCCAGATATTGAGCAGAAAACAAAG CAAAAAGGCACACATCAGAGATTTGAAGAGGCAGCTGGAGGAGCGACCAGAAAGGCATTCCAAGCAGAGAAAAATCATCTCCGACAGTGA
- the LOC4812235 gene encoding uncharacterized protein isoform X1, with protein sequence MTCFVVKLLQRTQLSHSQVDVKPFIYARCNWLDDEAEFHFLSTFNNQNYRGSLKYTEIRSAANDLDLEYEAFLAECKKALTTHMGLPGFDYEISQEDEQPQAFKLYKCAGYETLYLDIPLKKVSNCYQLLDGAIDLGQQQATPAPSPDIEQKTKVMLEEYEKYVTASKQKETEMLKKFILLINSKKAHIRDLKRQLEERPERHSKQRKIISDSEDTDKDEEDFGAATQAMNIEKDS encoded by the coding sequence ATGACATGTTTCGTTGTTAAGCTGCTTCAACGCACCCAACTGTCCCACAGCCAAGTGGATGTAAAGCCCTTCATCTACGCCCGCTGCAACTGGCTGGACGACGAGGCCGAGTTCCACTTCCTGTCCACATTCAACAACCAAAATTATCGGGGCAGTCTGAAATATACGGAAATACGCAGTGCCGCCAATGATCTCGACCTGGAGTACGAGGCATTCCTTGCCGAATGCAAGAAAGCCCTCACCACGCACATGGGATTGCCCGGTTTCGACTACGAGATATCCCAAGAGGACGAGCAGCCACAGGCCTTCAAACTGTACAAATGCGCCGGCTACGAGACGCTATACCTGGATATTCCGCTCAAGAAGGTGTCCAACTGCTATCAGCTGCTGGATGGAGCCATTGATctgggccagcagcaggcaacgCCCGCTCCTTCCCCAGATATTGAGCAGAAAACAAAGGTTATGCTCGAAGAGTACGAGAAATACGTGACGGCATCCAAGCAAAAAGAGACAGAAATGCTGAAAAAGTTCATTCTACTTATAAATAGCAAAAAGGCACACATCAGAGATTTGAAGAGGCAGCTGGAGGAGCGACCAGAAAGGCATTCCAAGCAGAGAAAAATCATCTCCGACAGTGAGGACACCGACAAAGATGAGGAGGATTTTGGTGCGGCCACGCAAGCAATGAATATCGAAAAGGACTCATAG
- the ghi gene encoding uncharacterized protein ghi — MILDNVVEFASYWWFRYLMVTELYMVEKWERVTIHVLFMVLFCVFWYFNYSVLLSLAGLISPNTLIADILPGAHQGQGVKVI; from the exons ATGATTCTTGACAATGTTGTGGAGTTTGCCAGCTACTGGTGGTTCCGTTACCTCATG GTTACTGAGCTATATATGGTGGAGAAATGGGAACGTGTAACGATAC ACGTGCTCTTTATGGTGCTCTTCTGCGTATTCTGGTACTTCAACTATTCGGTGCTGCTCTCTCTGGCCGGACTAATCTCACCCAACACACTTATTGCGGATATCTTACCCGGCGCGCATCAAGGACAAGGTGTCAAGGTCATATAA
- the LOC4812241 gene encoding TOM1-like protein 2 isoform X3, translating into MASFFNVGALGNVFSTPVGQRIEAATDANLASENWAANMEICDMINESSDTARDAMRAIRKRLSQNAGKNNQVVMFTLTVLETCVKNCGKAFHVLVAQKDFINELVKLIGPKNDPPAAMQKKVLSLIQIWADAFKNQPDLNGVTQMYMELKNKGIEFPVADLDAMAPIYTPQRSVPEVHPHPQLMAAHTVSPQHVAAVTAAAAAAPPSTGPLHLTPEQGAKLRSELEIVTNNMSILSEMLSVLKPGQETPDDYALLNELTSTCKEMQSRIVDLIGRVQDDELTAEFLRINDELNNLFLRHQRYEKTRSQGLGGGAVVTSPSAVLGAAMGLPGVTPGTGAVVASLPPPPSATAAAAVSNTPQSDQLLIDLIESSEEQQLQQIPQSFGQLSLAAGSGAAAAPRGAADEFDMLAQSRTDGNHKTDLLRDIPSVDAAAGSVGGVASPYKQPQKQQQPQQQPLRAAGEPPVVSKKDVDGIEELTSSEFDKFLEERAAAAENLPTINASNSAASATNTNTTGSGGDSLRKTPKKPGADEDLLAL; encoded by the exons ATGGCTTCATTCTTCAACGTTGGCGCTCTGGGAAATGTTTTCTCCACTCCAGTTGGACAGCGCATAG AGGCTGCCACCGATGCAAACCTTGCCTCGGAAAATTGGGCCGCCAATATGGAAATCTGCGATATGATCAACGAATCCTCGGACACGGCCCGTGATGCCATGCGCGCCATCCGGAAGCGACTCTCACAGAACGCCGGCAAGAACAATCAGGTGGTTATGTTCACACTGACCGTGCTGGAGACGTGCGTGAAAAACTGCGGCAAGGCATTCCATGTTCTGGTGGCACAAAAGGATTTTATCAACGAATTGGTAAAGCTGATTGGGCCAAAGAACGATCCGCCAGCTGCCATGCAGAAGAAGGTCCTTAGCCTCATACAGATATGGGCGGATGCCTTCAAAAACCAGCCAGACCTCAATGGGGTCACACAGATGTACATGGAGCTGAAGAACAAGGGCATCGAGTTTCCAGTTGCTGACTTGGATGCCATGGCGCCCATCTATACGCCGCAGAGG AGTGTGCCGGAGGTTCATCCTCATCCACAGCTGATGGCTGCTCATACAGTGTCGCCGCAGCATGTGGCAGCCGTGaccgctgcagccgccgctgctccACCCAGTACCGGTCCATTGCATTTGACACCAGAACAGGGGGCCAAGCTACGATCAGAGCTGGAAATAGTCACCAACAACATGTCCATCCTGAGCGAAATGCTGAGCGTCCTGAAGCCCGGCCAGGAAACCCCCGACGACTATGCCCTGCTCAACGAGCTCACCTCCACCTGCAAGGAGATGCAGTCGCGCATTGTGGATCTGATCGGACGCGTCCAAGACGACGAGCTGACTGCCGAGTTTCTGCGCATCAACGACGAGCTTAACAACTTGTTCTTGCGCCATCAGCGCTACGAGAAGACCCGCTCCCAGGGACTGGGTGGAGGGGCTGTCGTCACCTCGCCCTCGGCAGTGCTGGGCGCTGCCATGGGTCTGCCTGGCGTGACCCCAGGAACGGGTGCAGTTGTGGCCTCGCTTCCCCCGCCGCCCTCtgccacagctgctgctgccgtcagCAATACCCCGCAAAGCGACCAGCTGTTaatcgatttgattgagagcagcgaggagcagcagctgcagcagataCCCCAGAGCTTTGGCCAGCTCAGTCTGGCGGCTGGAAGCGGAGCTGCGGCAGCCCCCAGAGGAGCTGCCGACGAGTTCGATATGCTGGCGCAATCGCGCACCGATGGAAACCA CAAAACGGACTTGCTGCGCGATATTCCCTCGGTGGACGCGGCTGCCGGCAGTGTCGGTGGCGTGGCCTCGCCCTACAAACAAccacagaagcagcaacagccacagcagcaaccacTACGGGCAGCCGGCGAACCGCCGGTGGTAAGTAAA AAGGACGTCGATGGAATCGAGGAGCTGACCAGCTCAGAGTTTGACAAATTCCTTGAGGAAcgcgccgctgccgctgaaAATCTTCCAACGATCAATGCATCGAATTCTGCCGCCAGTGCCACGAATACGAACACGACAGGATCTGGAGGCGACAGCTTACGAAAGACACCAAAGAAACCTGGCGCCGATGAGGATCTGCTTGCACTCTGA
- the LOC4812241 gene encoding TOM1-like protein 2 isoform X1, with amino-acid sequence MASFFNVGALGNVFSTPVGQRIEAATDANLASENWAANMEICDMINESSDTARDAMRAIRKRLSQNAGKNNQVVMFTLTVLETCVKNCGKAFHVLVAQKDFINELVKLIGPKNDPPAAMQKKVLSLIQIWADAFKNQPDLNGVTQMYMELKNKGIEFPVADLDAMAPIYTPQRSVPEVHPHPQLMAAHTVSPQHVAAVTAAAAAAPPSTGPLHLTPEQGAKLRSELEIVTNNMSILSEMLSVLKPGQETPDDYALLNELTSTCKEMQSRIVDLIGRVQDDELTAEFLRINDELNNLFLRHQRYEKTRSQGLGGGAVVTSPSAVLGAAMGLPGVTPGTGAVVASLPPPPSATAAAAVSNTPQSDQLLIDLIESSEEQQLQQIPQSFGQLSLAAGSGAAAAPRGAADEFDMLAQSRTDGNHKTDLLRDIPSVDAAAGSVGGVASPYKQPQKQQQPQQQPLRAAGEPPVVSKSTKENEIDEMEAWLGSSKDVDGIEELTSSEFDKFLEERAAAAENLPTINASNSAASATNTNTTGSGGDSLRKTPKKPGADEDLLAL; translated from the exons ATGGCTTCATTCTTCAACGTTGGCGCTCTGGGAAATGTTTTCTCCACTCCAGTTGGACAGCGCATAG AGGCTGCCACCGATGCAAACCTTGCCTCGGAAAATTGGGCCGCCAATATGGAAATCTGCGATATGATCAACGAATCCTCGGACACGGCCCGTGATGCCATGCGCGCCATCCGGAAGCGACTCTCACAGAACGCCGGCAAGAACAATCAGGTGGTTATGTTCACACTGACCGTGCTGGAGACGTGCGTGAAAAACTGCGGCAAGGCATTCCATGTTCTGGTGGCACAAAAGGATTTTATCAACGAATTGGTAAAGCTGATTGGGCCAAAGAACGATCCGCCAGCTGCCATGCAGAAGAAGGTCCTTAGCCTCATACAGATATGGGCGGATGCCTTCAAAAACCAGCCAGACCTCAATGGGGTCACACAGATGTACATGGAGCTGAAGAACAAGGGCATCGAGTTTCCAGTTGCTGACTTGGATGCCATGGCGCCCATCTATACGCCGCAGAGG AGTGTGCCGGAGGTTCATCCTCATCCACAGCTGATGGCTGCTCATACAGTGTCGCCGCAGCATGTGGCAGCCGTGaccgctgcagccgccgctgctccACCCAGTACCGGTCCATTGCATTTGACACCAGAACAGGGGGCCAAGCTACGATCAGAGCTGGAAATAGTCACCAACAACATGTCCATCCTGAGCGAAATGCTGAGCGTCCTGAAGCCCGGCCAGGAAACCCCCGACGACTATGCCCTGCTCAACGAGCTCACCTCCACCTGCAAGGAGATGCAGTCGCGCATTGTGGATCTGATCGGACGCGTCCAAGACGACGAGCTGACTGCCGAGTTTCTGCGCATCAACGACGAGCTTAACAACTTGTTCTTGCGCCATCAGCGCTACGAGAAGACCCGCTCCCAGGGACTGGGTGGAGGGGCTGTCGTCACCTCGCCCTCGGCAGTGCTGGGCGCTGCCATGGGTCTGCCTGGCGTGACCCCAGGAACGGGTGCAGTTGTGGCCTCGCTTCCCCCGCCGCCCTCtgccacagctgctgctgccgtcagCAATACCCCGCAAAGCGACCAGCTGTTaatcgatttgattgagagcagcgaggagcagcagctgcagcagataCCCCAGAGCTTTGGCCAGCTCAGTCTGGCGGCTGGAAGCGGAGCTGCGGCAGCCCCCAGAGGAGCTGCCGACGAGTTCGATATGCTGGCGCAATCGCGCACCGATGGAAACCA CAAAACGGACTTGCTGCGCGATATTCCCTCGGTGGACGCGGCTGCCGGCAGTGTCGGTGGCGTGGCCTCGCCCTACAAACAAccacagaagcagcaacagccacagcagcaaccacTACGGGCAGCCGGCGAACCGCCGGTGGTAAGTAAA TCGACGAAAGAGAATGAGATCGATGAAATGGAGGCGTGGTTGGGCAGCTCA AAGGACGTCGATGGAATCGAGGAGCTGACCAGCTCAGAGTTTGACAAATTCCTTGAGGAAcgcgccgctgccgctgaaAATCTTCCAACGATCAATGCATCGAATTCTGCCGCCAGTGCCACGAATACGAACACGACAGGATCTGGAGGCGACAGCTTACGAAAGACACCAAAGAAACCTGGCGCCGATGAGGATCTGCTTGCACTCTGA